A genomic region of Caenorhabditis elegans chromosome V contains the following coding sequences:
- the nas-18 gene encoding Zinc metalloproteinase nas-18 (Predicted): MLFSMNFISSQTCVTFEENCSIPNRVQLVNGKGCSSYIGMNNIVQHLTFNDTCIDFGTAVHELMHALGVIHTHSRLDRDNFLNINLTNVSKEMMHNYAIFNQSTNVVPYEYGSTMHYYANISTMFPKKSEYSATLGIGRVTFYDMVILNTAYNCKCPNELLCGNGGYTNPSKCSECICPLGYGGVLCDRPITGSVQLSAESYWKGYWIAIGITLPVLLMDWRSNIWGIPESQIQFIVRLI, from the exons ATGCTTTTCTCCATGAACTTCATATCTTCACAAACTTGCGTgacttttgaagaaaactgtTCAATTCCTAACAGGGTCCAACTTGTTAACGGTAAAGGCTGTTCATCATACATTGGGATGAATAACATAGTACAACATCTAACATTTAACGATACGTGCATAGAC TTTGGAACTGCTGTTCATGAATTAATGCATGCATTAGGTGTTATTCACACCCACTCTAGACTTGATCGAGATaactttttaaacattaatcTGACAAATGTGTCCAAGGAAATGATGCATAATTatgcaattttcaaccaatctACAAACGTTGTACCTTATGAATACGGAAGCACTATGCATTACTATGCGAATATATCGACAATGTTTCCCAAGAAGTCAGAATACTCTGCCACACTTGGAATAGGAAGAGTCACGTTTTATGATATGGTAATTTTAAATACTGCATACAACTGCAAATGTCCAAATGAATTATTGTGTGGAAATGGAGGATACACAAATCCGTCGAAATGCTCGGAATGCATTTGTCCGTTGGGATATGGTGGAGTCTTGTGTGATCGTCCA ATTACTGGTAGTGTCCAGTTGAGTGCAGAGTCTTATTGGAAAGGATACTGGATTGCCATTGGAA TTACCCTACCTGTCTTATTAATGGATTGGAGATCAAATATATGGGGGATCCCAGAATCACAAATccaat ttATTGTTCGGCTGATTTAA